In Anaerolineales bacterium, a genomic segment contains:
- a CDS encoding septum formation initiator family protein, giving the protein MKNAVSANAAETSEKSRPAARGEGVSSPALSKSKPKGGRPLLSSIQIVFGSILAISLLLAINFSGRIAAGRNITRERAELDRQIKTLEAQATALHAELGYVSSDAYVEAWARQRGNMVKANERLIIPVPPKQTAVPFATPTPPAFELTREPDVSNVDLWWGLFFDSPAPGN; this is encoded by the coding sequence TTGAAAAATGCTGTAAGCGCAAATGCGGCAGAAACGTCGGAAAAAAGCCGTCCCGCAGCGCGTGGGGAAGGGGTATCCTCGCCCGCGCTCTCAAAATCGAAGCCAAAGGGTGGGCGTCCGCTGCTCAGCAGTATTCAGATTGTCTTTGGCTCCATCTTGGCGATTAGCCTGCTCTTGGCGATCAACTTCAGCGGGCGGATTGCCGCTGGACGGAACATCACACGGGAACGGGCAGAGTTGGATCGGCAGATCAAGACGTTGGAGGCGCAAGCGACGGCACTTCACGCCGAACTTGGCTATGTCAGCAGCGATGCTTATGTCGAAGCGTGGGCGCGGCAGCGCGGCAATATGGTGAAAGCGAATGAACGGCTGATCATCCCCGTCCCTCCTAAACAGACGGCTGTCCCCTTTGCCACCCCCACCCCGCCCGCCTTTGAACTGACCCGCGAGCCGGACGTTTCTAACGTTGATCTGTGGTGGGGGCTGTTCTTCGATTCGCCCGCGCCGGGGAATTGA
- the lon gene encoding endopeptidase La, which yields MNDFHNIRNAKPDKDGFIEAILVPLRGLVLYPNMVTPLFIGRERTLEAIKEAQKQGKTVIGVGQLDPDQNDPTPDDLYSVGTEIALGRLMKMPDNSISVLAQGRRRVKVVEITKGERFLMVKARPIQGRVPRSPAVDGLMRAVTTMFEKCIQINRNLPEEALIYAMNISEPGWLADLIISTLNLSLDERQEFLELFDSRDRLARVSEVLGRELNVLEIEEEINAQVQMEADRNQREAYLREQMRVIQNELGEGDPFQQDVDELRRKIETVGMPPDIQTKATKELDRLAMMPPMAPEVGIIRTYVDWLVELPWTKATEDKLDITYAAKVLEEDHFGLPKAKERILEHIAVRKLAPEKMKSPILCFVGPPGTGKTSLGRSIAKALGREFVRVSLGGVRDEAEIRGHRRTYIGALPGRVLQTIRRAGTINPVFMLDEIDKLGQDFRGDPASALLEVLDPEQNYAFSDHYLEVPYDLSKVMFVTTANSLDPIPPALLDRMEVIEFSGYTEEEKLEIARRFILLRQMEQHGLPEGDVHFEEAAIRGMIREYTYEAGVRNLDRQVATICRKLARRLAEGKRIPKKITAETLSRYLGPAEFLGSKAEDHDQVGVVTGVAWTEGGGDIMPIEVTLMNGKGTLTLTGQLGDVMQESIQASMSYMRSRAKDLGIKEVRFDKTDIHVHLPEAAVHKDGPSAGITIATALISAFTRRKAHSNLTLTGEITLRGRVLPVGGIKEKLLAAHRAGIRRMIIPERNQKDLVHIPKKVLAEMTIFPVTTMDEVLRYALYVTPDPAPLEKPARKPRAAKKPPTNGEKKTPATKRTPRKRPPATPPATAEG from the coding sequence ATGAATGATTTTCACAATATTCGCAATGCCAAGCCCGATAAAGACGGCTTCATTGAGGCAATTCTCGTCCCCTTACGTGGGCTGGTTCTCTACCCGAATATGGTCACCCCGCTGTTCATTGGGCGCGAACGCACCTTAGAGGCGATCAAAGAGGCGCAGAAACAGGGGAAAACCGTCATTGGTGTAGGGCAGCTTGACCCCGACCAAAACGACCCAACCCCCGATGATCTCTACTCCGTAGGGACAGAGATTGCCCTTGGACGGCTGATGAAGATGCCCGATAACTCGATCAGCGTCTTGGCGCAGGGGCGGCGGCGGGTAAAGGTTGTTGAAATCACCAAAGGCGAGCGCTTTCTGATGGTGAAGGCACGCCCCATCCAAGGGCGCGTCCCCCGTTCGCCTGCTGTCGATGGGCTAATGCGGGCAGTGACAACGATGTTCGAGAAATGCATCCAGATCAACCGCAACCTCCCAGAGGAGGCGCTGATCTACGCCATGAACATCAGCGAACCGGGCTGGCTGGCAGATTTGATCATCAGCACCCTCAACTTGAGCCTGGACGAACGCCAAGAATTCCTCGAACTCTTTGATTCCCGTGATCGATTGGCGCGGGTGAGTGAAGTTTTAGGGCGAGAATTGAACGTCCTCGAAATTGAGGAGGAGATCAACGCCCAAGTTCAGATGGAGGCGGATCGCAACCAACGCGAGGCGTACCTCCGTGAACAAATGCGCGTGATCCAAAACGAATTGGGCGAGGGCGACCCTTTCCAGCAGGATGTGGACGAACTGCGTCGCAAGATCGAAACCGTCGGGATGCCGCCGGATATTCAAACGAAGGCGACGAAAGAATTGGATCGCCTTGCCATGATGCCCCCCATGGCGCCAGAGGTTGGCATTATCCGCACTTATGTCGATTGGCTGGTGGAACTCCCCTGGACAAAGGCGACGGAGGACAAGCTCGATATAACCTACGCGGCGAAAGTCCTTGAAGAAGATCACTTTGGGCTGCCGAAGGCAAAAGAGCGTATTCTCGAACATATTGCCGTGCGCAAACTTGCCCCTGAAAAGATGAAAAGTCCCATCCTCTGTTTTGTCGGACCCCCCGGAACGGGGAAAACCTCCTTAGGGCGCAGCATTGCCAAAGCGCTAGGGCGGGAATTCGTCCGCGTCAGTTTGGGGGGCGTCCGCGATGAAGCGGAGATTCGCGGACACCGCCGCACCTATATCGGGGCGCTGCCGGGGCGTGTTTTGCAAACCATCCGCCGCGCTGGGACGATCAATCCCGTGTTCATGCTCGATGAGATCGATAAACTTGGGCAAGATTTTCGCGGTGACCCCGCCTCGGCGTTATTGGAAGTTCTTGACCCAGAGCAGAACTACGCCTTTTCCGATCACTACCTCGAAGTCCCTTACGACCTCTCGAAGGTCATGTTCGTGACAACGGCGAACTCGCTTGATCCCATCCCCCCCGCGCTGCTAGACCGGATGGAAGTCATTGAGTTCAGCGGCTATACCGAAGAAGAAAAGCTAGAGATTGCCCGCCGTTTCATCCTCCTACGCCAGATGGAGCAGCACGGGCTGCCCGAAGGGGATGTTCACTTTGAAGAAGCAGCGATTCGGGGGATGATCCGCGAATACACCTACGAGGCGGGCGTCCGCAACCTGGATCGGCAGGTGGCAACCATCTGTCGCAAATTGGCGCGGCGCCTGGCAGAAGGCAAGCGTATTCCCAAAAAAATCACCGCAGAGACGCTCAGCCGCTATTTGGGACCCGCCGAATTCTTGGGCAGCAAAGCGGAAGATCACGATCAGGTTGGCGTCGTCACCGGTGTGGCGTGGACAGAAGGCGGCGGCGACATCATGCCAATTGAGGTCACGCTCATGAACGGCAAGGGGACGCTCACCCTCACCGGACAGCTTGGGGATGTCATGCAGGAATCGATCCAAGCCTCGATGAGCTACATGCGCAGCCGCGCCAAAGACCTCGGTATCAAGGAAGTTCGCTTCGATAAGACCGATATTCACGTTCACCTGCCGGAAGCTGCCGTCCACAAAGACGGACCCTCGGCGGGTATCACGATTGCGACGGCGCTTATCTCCGCCTTCACCCGTCGCAAGGCGCACAGCAACCTCACCCTGACAGGGGAAATCACCCTGCGTGGGCGTGTCTTGCCCGTCGGCGGGATCAAAGAAAAACTTCTTGCCGCCCACCGCGCCGGCATTCGGCGGATGATCATCCCCGAACGGAATCAGAAAGACCTTGTTCACATCCCGAAAAAGGTCTTGGCGGAAATGACCATCTTCCCCGTGACGACGATGGATGAGGTCTTGCGCTATGCCCTCTATGTGACGCCCGACCCGGCGCCGCTGGAAAAGCCCGCCCGCAAGCCGCGTGCGGCAAAGAAACCACCGACAAATGGCGAGAAAAAGACGCCCGCCACAAAACGCACGCCGCGCAAGCGCCCGCCCGCCACCCCTCCGGCGACGGCAGAAGGGTAG
- a CDS encoding PD40 domain-containing protein, which yields MPLLGMILPKGKGRSTRIAPAHTPTGRSQRPTLPTLFGAAAAVMLALCACNLMGNGAVAVLVTPSPLPTETHPPTLTLTPSQTPTASRTPTATLTATITLTPSPSATPTATLTPSATFTPSLTPTVTNTPFPTVAPQATVGLAIDQFARVTIDPAVVNGIGQLWLAFANTSPKEGTLQPGTPVAGSNVTTVNIASPDGGQIYTVTELPATTSGRIFWSPDGAYIAYFLEETGRSGLYALDIRNGISIRLFALETLNPRSILDEPSWSPDGRQIALVLPTAYDVDIFAVGPDGTNFRNLTQHGAYDFWGRFSPDGRYLAFVSDRAFCPTWTPNAPGSCYTPDAFAPDGGNPYLLDLASGLIIKLADVWVRQPPTWINSAMLSLVGGDRSTPSSGSTLYIADVQRGVTRPITSTAPNGIQIARETWTADGSYVVYQELGADSALVVRDANGTEIARTTAFAFPRFAFAAAWSPDGSRLALAGRNSACPFGLISLERSLQGVTRPPAANPGACSPFISPDGSIIAFTGVSGGTGNTDGRFDVYLANSRGAAIRNLTGRLGGQVVLLGWINAVPSLVGLQPAFLLEGRASSVFP from the coding sequence TTGCCCTTGCTCGGTATGATTCTCCCCAAAGGCAAAGGGCGATCCACGCGGATCGCCCCCGCCCACACTCCGACGGGGCGCAGCCAACGCCCAACGCTGCCCACCCTGTTTGGGGCGGCGGCGGCGGTAATGCTCGCCTTGTGCGCCTGTAATCTGATGGGCAATGGGGCGGTAGCGGTGCTGGTGACGCCCTCCCCGCTGCCCACCGAAACACACCCCCCCACGCTCACCCTGACACCTAGCCAGACACCAACGGCAAGCCGCACCCCAACCGCCACCCTGACGGCAACGATCACGCTCACACCCTCGCCCTCGGCAACGCCCACCGCCACCCTGACGCCAAGCGCCACCTTCACGCCGAGTCTGACGCCCACAGTCACAAACACGCCCTTTCCCACCGTCGCCCCCCAAGCAACCGTCGGGTTGGCGATTGATCAATTCGCCCGCGTCACCATTGATCCGGCTGTGGTGAACGGCATTGGGCAGCTATGGCTTGCCTTTGCCAACACAAGCCCCAAAGAGGGGACGCTTCAACCTGGGACACCTGTTGCTGGCAGCAATGTGACGACGGTCAACATCGCCTCGCCCGATGGTGGGCAAATCTACACCGTGACGGAACTTCCGGCGACAACCAGCGGGCGGATTTTCTGGTCGCCCGACGGGGCATATATCGCCTACTTTTTGGAAGAAACGGGGCGCAGCGGCTTGTATGCGTTGGACATTCGCAACGGGATCAGCATCCGCCTTTTTGCGCTGGAGACGCTCAATCCGCGCAGCATTTTGGACGAGCCGTCATGGTCACCCGATGGTCGGCAGATCGCCCTCGTCTTGCCCACCGCCTACGATGTTGATATTTTTGCCGTCGGTCCTGATGGGACGAATTTCCGTAATCTGACACAGCACGGGGCGTATGATTTTTGGGGGCGTTTCTCCCCCGATGGGCGCTACCTCGCTTTCGTCTCAGATCGCGCCTTTTGTCCAACGTGGACGCCCAACGCGCCCGGATCGTGCTATACGCCCGATGCTTTCGCCCCCGATGGGGGAAACCCCTACCTGCTTGATCTTGCCAGTGGGCTGATCATAAAACTGGCGGATGTGTGGGTGCGCCAGCCGCCAACGTGGATCAATAGTGCGATGCTCTCCCTTGTTGGTGGGGATCGCAGCACCCCCTCGTCGGGGTCTACACTTTACATTGCCGATGTCCAGCGCGGCGTCACCCGTCCAATCACCAGCACCGCCCCCAACGGCATTCAGATTGCCCGCGAAACATGGACAGCCGATGGTAGTTACGTTGTCTATCAAGAGTTGGGAGCGGATTCGGCGCTGGTCGTGCGCGATGCCAACGGGACGGAAATCGCCCGCACAACGGCATTTGCCTTCCCGCGTTTTGCTTTTGCCGCTGCGTGGTCACCAGATGGATCGCGTCTTGCCCTTGCCGGACGGAACAGCGCCTGCCCCTTTGGCTTGATCAGCCTTGAGCGCTCTTTGCAAGGGGTGACACGCCCGCCAGCAGCAAATCCGGGCGCGTGCAGCCCGTTCATCTCCCCTGATGGCAGCATCATCGCCTTTACTGGGGTCAGCGGCGGCACGGGCAATACCGATGGACGCTTTGATGTGTATTTGGCAAACAGTCGGGGAGCGGCTATCCGCAACCTGACCGGGCGCTTAGGTGGACAGGTGGTGCTGCTCGGATGGATCAATGCAGTACCCTCACTGGTTGGACTACAACCAGCCTTCTTACTAGAAGGACGGGCGTCGTCCGTTTTCCCTTGA
- a CDS encoding response regulator, whose translation MRIAYVEDNPTNLALVERIVKMANHSVVSYTEGEIALESLKREVFDLILMDVELAGVINGLEVVRQLRSHGLKTPIVAVTAYAMMGDRDKCLAAGCNDYLPKPLPISDFIALLARYEAILKTQGDAPQGDTNAAPRRGTGPLTTRSAAPSSKQFPTPTAAAAPPAAPTAEVATPPSATPPPTGSELPAAPVTAMPAAAVPTPTTPTIAGENSAASGTPAPAASVPTPLTPPSEVTPPVAASPTPEPVAAPAPPPVASVSPVVATATDAPKSEKIEVKAPESPASPG comes from the coding sequence ATGCGAATTGCCTACGTAGAAGATAACCCGACGAATCTCGCCCTTGTCGAGCGGATTGTGAAAATGGCGAATCACTCCGTCGTTTCCTACACGGAGGGCGAGATTGCCCTCGAATCGCTCAAGCGCGAGGTGTTTGACCTCATCCTGATGGATGTTGAATTGGCGGGGGTGATCAATGGGCTGGAGGTTGTGCGTCAATTGCGCTCGCACGGCTTAAAGACGCCCATTGTCGCCGTGACTGCCTACGCCATGATGGGCGACCGCGATAAATGCCTTGCCGCAGGCTGCAACGACTATCTGCCCAAGCCGCTGCCGATCTCGGATTTCATCGCGCTCTTGGCACGCTATGAGGCGATTTTAAAGACGCAAGGGGACGCCCCTCAGGGGGATACGAACGCCGCCCCTCGGCGGGGGACGGGTCCGCTTACGACCCGCAGCGCCGCGCCATCCTCCAAGCAGTTCCCAACGCCAACAGCCGCCGCCGCGCCCCCTGCTGCGCCAACCGCTGAGGTTGCCACGCCGCCGTCCGCCACCCCCCCGCCAACGGGGAGTGAGTTGCCCGCTGCACCTGTGACGGCAATGCCCGCCGCCGCTGTGCCAACGCCAACAACGCCAACTATAGCGGGAGAGAACAGCGCCGCCTCAGGTACGCCAGCGCCCGCAGCATCAGTTCCAACACCGCTGACACCACCCTCAGAGGTGACTCCCCCTGTTGCAGCATCGCCAACCCCAGAGCCAGTGGCTGCACCAGCACCGCCGCCAGTGGCATCTGTATCGCCAGTGGTGGCAACAGCCACCGACGCACCGAAATCAGAAAAGATTGAAGTGAAAGCGCCAGAAAGCCCCGCTTCGCCCGGGTAA
- a CDS encoding SH3 domain-containing protein encodes MKRLVLAGLLAALLIGTFALGGGRYPTQAQSPTRDRCRDELGNEICTHFLEIDGRVNPADALATIAGYCRAGGSVEVWGIYASVGQYLFTASQAQIVDALAKAQGLGTPITVNALNGRSLSALPSALLQLYGDGYAYTFSGELCGIPVPPPSKNTSGVVFPPQETPLPPKANVTPLPTLPATSFTYLRSLGGQPMLVLPPDFKLRTQNYVLLNYRSQPVISQETYLGQIPSGTVLRVLAREATGAWLFVLYEGEYVWVARAYTMIPDEIAASIPLLVVEEPN; translated from the coding sequence ATGAAACGACTTGTCTTAGCCGGACTCCTCGCTGCCCTTCTGATTGGGACATTCGCCCTCGGCGGGGGCAGATACCCCACACAGGCACAATCCCCCACGCGGGATCGCTGCCGTGACGAGTTGGGAAACGAGATTTGCACCCATTTTCTAGAAATTGATGGACGGGTGAATCCGGCGGACGCGCTGGCAACCATCGCGGGCTACTGTCGGGCGGGCGGGTCGGTAGAGGTGTGGGGCATTTACGCCAGTGTTGGGCAATACCTGTTCACCGCCTCCCAAGCGCAAATTGTCGATGCATTGGCAAAAGCCCAGGGGCTAGGGACGCCGATCACCGTGAATGCGCTGAATGGGCGTTCCCTCTCGGCGCTGCCATCGGCTCTGCTCCAACTCTACGGGGATGGCTATGCCTATACCTTTTCGGGAGAACTCTGCGGGATTCCCGTCCCCCCACCTTCAAAGAATACGTCTGGGGTGGTCTTTCCCCCACAGGAGACACCGCTTCCCCCGAAAGCCAATGTGACGCCGCTGCCCACCCTTCCGGCAACGTCCTTCACCTACTTGCGCTCACTGGGGGGACAGCCAATGCTGGTGCTGCCGCCGGATTTCAAACTGCGGACACAAAACTACGTCCTGCTCAATTACCGTTCCCAACCCGTGATTAGCCAAGAAACCTATTTGGGGCAGATTCCTTCTGGAACGGTGCTGCGTGTCTTGGCGCGAGAGGCAACGGGCGCCTGGCTGTTTGTCCTATATGAGGGGGAATACGTGTGGGTGGCGCGGGCTTATACGATGATCCCCGATGAGATCGCCGCCTCGATTCCACTCTTGGTGGTGGAAGAACCTAATTAG
- a CDS encoding bifunctional folylpolyglutamate synthase/dihydrofolate synthase: MTLMTLTYDDALDYLYGLINYELQRPDRYAPDVVSLDRPRALLSAFGNPQETFPILHLTGTKGKGSVSAMSASALAMSGVRVGLYSSPHLQDFRERFQINGALIPPATLADLVTRLRPVIESIPGLTWFEVITAIAFLYFAEAKVDVAVIEVGLGGRLDATNIVRAPLVSTITSLSYDHMHLLGNTLAEIAFEKAGIIKAGVPVVSAPQPEEALAVIRRIAAERNAPLTVVGDDLLFSPTGSDEYGQAFTANRPGSPPTPYWTPLLGAHQALNGAVALATLSQLGALSPSPEAVQRGLALVNWAGRLEVVRRTPWLVLDVAHNSASADRLRHALLTNFPNAKRRMLIFGALKDKDVRGMFAHLLPITDHLIVMEAITPRAFATADLVAFARESGFTGTIESRSAAAEALAYAESLATRPDDLVCVTGSLSVVGEARTVLKLTPARASYLDEPIVKTRQNTARITHDDNKVR, encoded by the coding sequence ATGACGCTCATGACGCTTACCTATGACGACGCCCTTGACTACCTCTATGGGTTGATCAATTACGAACTCCAGCGCCCAGATCGTTATGCGCCGGATGTCGTGAGCTTGGATCGCCCCCGTGCCTTGTTAAGCGCCTTTGGCAACCCGCAAGAAACCTTCCCTATTCTGCACCTCACTGGCACAAAGGGTAAGGGGTCGGTCAGCGCCATGTCTGCCAGCGCATTGGCAATGTCTGGGGTGCGGGTGGGGTTGTATTCCTCCCCCCATCTGCAAGATTTTCGGGAGCGCTTTCAGATCAATGGCGCATTGATTCCCCCCGCCACCCTTGCCGATCTCGTCACACGGCTGCGCCCGGTGATTGAATCGATCCCAGGGTTGACGTGGTTTGAAGTGATCACCGCCATAGCTTTCCTTTATTTTGCCGAGGCAAAGGTCGATGTGGCAGTTATTGAGGTGGGTTTGGGCGGGCGTTTAGACGCCACGAATATCGTCCGTGCGCCGCTCGTCAGCACAATCACCAGCCTCAGTTACGATCACATGCATCTGTTGGGAAACACCCTTGCCGAGATCGCCTTTGAGAAGGCGGGTATCATCAAAGCCGGCGTCCCTGTCGTCAGCGCACCCCAGCCGGAAGAAGCCCTGGCGGTGATCCGCCGTATTGCCGCTGAACGAAACGCGCCGCTCACCGTCGTTGGCGATGATCTTCTTTTTTCTCCAACGGGCAGCGATGAGTATGGGCAAGCCTTCACCGCCAACCGCCCCGGCAGCCCACCAACACCCTATTGGACGCCGCTCTTGGGCGCACATCAGGCGTTAAACGGCGCGGTGGCGCTGGCGACACTCTCTCAATTGGGCGCTCTGTCCCCTTCACCAGAGGCGGTTCAGCGCGGCTTAGCCCTTGTGAACTGGGCGGGGCGTTTAGAGGTGGTGCGCCGCACCCCCTGGCTTGTCCTTGATGTTGCCCATAACAGCGCCTCGGCAGACCGCCTGCGTCATGCCTTGCTGACGAATTTTCCCAACGCTAAACGGCGGATGCTGATCTTTGGGGCGCTTAAAGATAAAGATGTGCGCGGCATGTTTGCCCATTTACTCCCGATTACAGATCATCTCATTGTGATGGAGGCGATCACGCCCCGTGCTTTCGCTACCGCCGATTTGGTGGCGTTTGCCCGCGAAAGCGGCTTTACGGGGACAATTGAATCCCGTTCGGCGGCGGCGGAAGCGTTGGCATATGCCGAGTCCCTCGCCACTCGCCCCGACGATTTAGTCTGCGTCACCGGATCCCTTTCCGTCGTTGGGGAGGCACGCACTGTCCTAAAGTTGACACCTGCTCGTGCGTCCTATCTTGATGAACCCATTGTCAAAACACGGCAAAACACAGCACGAATCACGCACGACGATAACAAGGTAAGGTAG
- a CDS encoding class D sortase — MRDKRPVDELSIAELERVLALKKREERLNRLQQGERAARRVAPVRPVEEDEERERLAPDLALNTPRYDDGAAEHAAAPPPPPKRRRRPLKETEDTPQFEDDVEAWLDESPPDINWRVWWNRGLLLVEVAAVIGLIALFVGLFQSFQDITAKSAAIQQDYEATARAQYIPPTPTSVFSIATVVLPTGHTFREGEAIFNLEEVPAAYRDQFASYTAQLPVTRPTPSPEAPIRIRIPKLNVDSAVVAGDDWEALKLGVGHHLGSVNPGQAGNMVLSAHNDIYGEIFRHLDQLSVGDEIIVSTRTRDYTYVVQSGADARGYTIVLPTDTWVLSSSATVRQVTLISCYPYRVDDKRIVVFATLRG, encoded by the coding sequence GTGCGCGATAAACGTCCTGTTGATGAACTTTCGATTGCCGAGTTAGAGCGTGTCCTCGCCCTCAAAAAGCGCGAGGAGCGGTTGAATCGTCTTCAGCAAGGGGAGCGAGCGGCACGGCGCGTCGCACCCGTGCGCCCTGTTGAGGAAGACGAGGAGCGGGAACGCCTTGCCCCTGATCTCGCCCTGAATACGCCCCGCTATGATGACGGTGCGGCTGAACATGCGGCAGCGCCCCCCCCACCGCCCAAACGTCGCCGCCGTCCCCTAAAGGAAACCGAGGACACCCCCCAATTTGAGGATGATGTAGAGGCATGGCTGGATGAGTCACCGCCGGACATTAATTGGCGCGTGTGGTGGAATCGCGGCTTGCTGCTGGTGGAGGTAGCGGCGGTAATCGGCTTGATCGCCCTTTTTGTGGGGCTTTTCCAGAGCTTTCAAGACATCACGGCGAAGTCGGCGGCAATTCAGCAAGATTATGAGGCAACGGCACGCGCCCAATACATTCCCCCAACACCGACCTCTGTGTTCAGTATTGCCACCGTTGTCCTCCCTACGGGGCATACTTTCCGCGAAGGGGAAGCCATTTTTAACCTAGAGGAAGTCCCCGCCGCTTACCGCGATCAGTTTGCCTCCTACACGGCACAACTGCCCGTGACGCGCCCCACACCAAGCCCCGAAGCGCCAATCCGCATCCGTATTCCAAAACTGAATGTCGATAGTGCTGTTGTTGCCGGCGATGATTGGGAGGCGCTCAAATTAGGTGTGGGGCATCATTTGGGCAGCGTTAATCCCGGACAAGCCGGGAACATGGTGCTTTCTGCCCACAATGATATTTATGGGGAAATTTTCCGCCACCTTGATCAACTTTCCGTTGGCGATGAAATCATCGTCAGCACACGGACGCGAGATTACACCTATGTGGTTCAGTCTGGCGCGGATGCACGGGGGTATACGATTGTCCTGCCAACGGATACATGGGTGTTAAGCTCTAGCGCCACCGTCCGCCAAGTGACGCTCATTTCCTGCTACCCCTACCGCGTTGATGACAAGCGGATCGTCGTTTTTGCCACCCTGCGGGGGTAA
- a CDS encoding response regulator has translation MTQRRVLVVDDDPAIRLVTKRMLKNMQCEAYEAKDGVEGERLANELLPDLVLLDIMMPLQDGYETCARLRRGGYMGRIVLFSALMRDNERNRAKVAGATGYIQKPVTREELEQYLEGFTEPQV, from the coding sequence ATGACGCAACGACGTGTTCTTGTGGTCGATGATGACCCCGCAATCCGCCTTGTGACGAAACGTATGTTGAAAAACATGCAATGTGAAGCTTATGAGGCAAAAGATGGTGTAGAGGGCGAACGCCTTGCCAATGAACTTTTACCTGATTTGGTTCTCTTAGACATTATGATGCCCCTTCAGGATGGCTACGAAACCTGTGCGCGGCTGCGAAGAGGTGGGTATATGGGGCGTATTGTCCTCTTTAGCGCCCTCATGCGTGATAACGAACGCAATCGGGCAAAGGTTGCTGGCGCTACAGGCTACATTCAAAAACCAGTGACCCGCGAAGAATTAGAGCAGTATCTTGAGGGTTTCACCGAACCCCAAGTGTAG
- a CDS encoding response regulator — protein MITIQAGYAVVIDDEPANRDFLERLLQMAGFKVFGAGTAAEGLSKARAVPQLALALVDQELPDALGIDLIQQMRDENPEAILIMATMHDDRTLIDRAFGVGIDVFLVKPHGFMELFKRLQAVDNDVTLLRQMVIDQYGPRPYRGARTPATAPTLPTGIGVVKTTTSTVPVVPITDVPLSTPRPAIPTANIAAPSSAPVAAVNAISATPTSAAAPASVKEVSNESAKEANGHPAPSAVAPASAETPTGGASGSGSTVVSAPPMYAILPSLPTSALTPTPPMTGSTPTG, from the coding sequence ATGATCACTATTCAAGCCGGGTACGCCGTCGTCATCGATGATGAACCCGCCAACCGTGATTTTCTAGAACGCCTGCTGCAAATGGCGGGATTTAAGGTTTTTGGCGCGGGGACGGCGGCTGAAGGGCTGTCGAAAGCGCGAGCAGTACCCCAATTAGCCCTCGCCCTTGTCGATCAGGAACTCCCCGACGCCCTCGGTATTGATCTGATCCAGCAAATGCGCGACGAAAACCCTGAAGCCATTTTGATCATGGCGACGATGCATGATGACCGCACCCTAATTGATCGTGCCTTTGGTGTGGGCATTGATGTGTTCCTTGTCAAACCACACGGCTTTATGGAACTGTTCAAGCGCTTGCAAGCCGTCGATAACGATGTGACCCTGCTGCGCCAGATGGTCATTGACCAATACGGTCCGCGTCCCTATCGCGGCGCACGGACGCCCGCCACCGCACCCACGCTCCCTACGGGCATTGGGGTGGTCAAAACAACAACCAGCACCGTCCCTGTTGTACCGATTACGGACGTGCCCCTTAGCACACCGCGCCCCGCCATCCCTACGGCAAATATTGCCGCGCCGTCGTCTGCGCCCGTTGCCGCCGTGAACGCCATAAGTGCAACCCCAACATCGGCTGCTGCGCCCGCCTCCGTCAAAGAGGTATCTAACGAGTCCGCAAAAGAGGCGAACGGACATCCGGCACCCTCGGCAGTTGCGCCCGCTTCGGCAGAGACACCCACAGGAGGGGCATCGGGTTCGGGATCGACAGTGGTCAGTGCGCCGCCAATGTACGCCATTCTGCCTTCGCTGCCAACATCGGCGCTGACGCCAACACCCCCCATGACAGGAAGTACCCCAACAGGGTAA